A window of the Streptococcus sp. 116-D4 genome harbors these coding sequences:
- a CDS encoding carboxymuconolactone decarboxylase family protein, giving the protein MTTFTIHTVESAPGEVKEVLETVEKDNNGYIPNLIGLLANAPTALEAYRTVGAINRRNSLTPVEREVVQITAAVTNGCAFCVAGHTAFSIKQIQMNDDLLQALRNRTPIETDPKLDTLAKFTLAIINTKGRVGDEALAEFLEAGYTQQNALDVVLGVSLASLCNYANNLANTPINPELQPYA; this is encoded by the coding sequence ATGACAACATTTACCATCCATACAGTCGAATCAGCACCAGGAGAAGTGAAAGAAGTTCTTGAAACAGTAGAAAAAGATAATAATGGCTATATTCCCAACCTAATCGGTCTCTTGGCTAATGCACCGACTGCCTTAGAAGCCTACAGAACTGTCGGAGCTATCAACCGTCGCAACAGCTTAACACCAGTAGAGCGTGAAGTGGTGCAAATCACGGCAGCTGTAACCAATGGTTGTGCCTTCTGCGTCGCAGGTCACACAGCTTTTTCAATCAAACAAATCCAGATGAACGATGACCTTCTTCAAGCCCTTCGCAATCGTACTCCAATTGAAACAGATCCTAAATTGGACACCCTAGCTAAGTTTACCTTAGCGATAATCAATACCAAGGGTCGTGTAGGAGATGAAGCCTTGGCTGAGTTTTTAGAAGCTGGCTACACTCAACAAAATGCCTTGGATGTGGTTCTTGGTGTCAGCCTAGCAAGCCTCTGTAACTATGCGAATAATCTAGCTAATACCCCAATTAACCCAGAATTGCAACCTTATGCCTAG
- a CDS encoding alanine/glycine:cation symporter family protein, protein MLELLKSIDAFVWGPPLLILLVGTGIYLTIRLGLLQVLRLPKAFQLIFTKDTGHGDVSSFAALCTALAATVGTGNIIGVATAIKVGGPGALFWMWMAAFFGMATKYAEGLLAIKYRTKDDHGAVAGGPMHYILLGMGEKWRPLAIFFALAGVLVALLGIGTFTQVNSITESIQNTTAISPAITALVLSVFVAIAVFGGLKSISKVSTTVVPFMAIIYILGTLTVIFFNIEKIPATIALILTSAFSPVAAVGGFAGASIRMAIQNGVARGVFSNESGLGSAPIAAAAAKTNEPVEQGLISMSGTFIDTLIICTLTGLTILVTGVWSGDLNGVALTQSAFSTVFSHFGSALLTIFLVLFAFTTILGWNYYGERCFEFLFGVRFIWLYRLVFVLMVLLGGFIELDMVWIIADIVNAMMALPNLIALLVLSPVVIAETKKYFNK, encoded by the coding sequence ATGTTAGAATTGCTTAAATCAATTGATGCTTTTGTTTGGGGCCCACCCCTCTTGATTCTCTTGGTCGGGACAGGGATTTACCTGACTATTCGTCTAGGACTCTTGCAGGTTTTGCGTCTGCCCAAGGCCTTCCAGCTTATTTTTACTAAGGACACGGGGCATGGCGATGTATCCAGTTTTGCTGCCTTGTGTACAGCACTTGCAGCAACAGTTGGTACGGGAAACATTATCGGGGTGGCGACAGCTATCAAGGTCGGTGGCCCAGGAGCCCTCTTTTGGATGTGGATGGCTGCTTTCTTTGGGATGGCAACCAAGTATGCGGAAGGCCTCTTGGCTATTAAATACCGCACCAAGGACGACCATGGTGCAGTGGCGGGGGGGCCGATGCATTATATCCTTCTGGGGATGGGAGAAAAGTGGCGCCCACTTGCTATCTTCTTTGCCCTGGCAGGTGTATTAGTAGCTTTGTTGGGAATCGGGACCTTTACCCAAGTCAACTCGATTACAGAATCTATCCAAAATACAACCGCTATTTCGCCAGCTATCACCGCTCTTGTCTTGTCTGTATTTGTAGCGATTGCAGTCTTTGGTGGCCTCAAGTCCATTTCAAAGGTTTCAACTACTGTTGTTCCTTTTATGGCTATCATTTATATTTTGGGAACTCTTACAGTTATTTTCTTTAATATCGAGAAAATCCCTGCTACAATCGCTTTAATCTTGACATCCGCTTTTAGTCCGGTTGCTGCAGTAGGAGGCTTTGCTGGTGCTAGCATTCGGATGGCTATCCAAAATGGTGTGGCACGTGGTGTCTTCTCAAACGAATCTGGTCTGGGTTCTGCTCCCATTGCAGCTGCTGCAGCTAAGACAAATGAACCAGTGGAGCAAGGTTTGATTTCCATGTCAGGAACCTTTATTGATACTCTCATTATCTGTACTTTGACAGGTTTGACCATCTTAGTAACTGGTGTTTGGAGTGGTGACTTAAATGGGGTTGCCTTGACTCAGTCTGCTTTCTCAACAGTCTTTTCACACTTTGGATCTGCCCTCTTAACCATCTTCCTTGTGCTTTTTGCCTTCACGACAATTCTAGGTTGGAACTATTATGGAGAACGCTGTTTCGAGTTCCTCTTTGGGGTTCGTTTTATCTGGCTCTACCGTTTGGTCTTTGTGCTCATGGTCTTGTTGGGAGGATTTATCGAGTTGGATATGGTTTGGATTATCGCAGATATTGTCAATGCCATGATGGCTCTGCCAAACTTGATTGCTCTCTTAGTCTTGTCGCCGGTCGTTATTGCTGAAACTAAAAAGTATTTTAATAAATAA
- a CDS encoding endonuclease MutS2, with the protein MNKKILETLEFNKVKALFEPHLLTEQGLEQLRQLAPTAKADKIKQAFAEMKEMQALFVEQPHFTILSTKEITGVCKRLEMGADLNIEEFLLLKRVLLASRELQSFYANLENVSLEELALWFEKLHDFPQLQGNLQAFNDAGFIENFASEELARIRRKIHDSERQVRDVLQDLLKQKTQMLTEGIIASRNGRQVLPVKNTYRNKIAGVVHDISASGNTVYIEPREVVKLSEEIASLRADERYEMLRILQEISERVRPHAAEIANDAWIIGHLDLIRAKVRFIQERQAVVPQLSENQEIQLLHVCHPLVKNAVANDVHFGQDLTAIVITGPNTGGKTIMLKTLGLTQVMAQSGLPILADKGSRVGIFEEIFADIGDEQSIEQSLSTFSSHMTNIVDILGKVNQHSLLLLDELGAGTDPQEGAALAMAILEDLRLRQVKTMATTHYPELKAYGIETAFVQNASMEFDTATLRPTYRFMQGVPGRSNAFEIAKRLGLSEVIVGDASQQVDQDNDVNRIIEQLEEQTLESRKRLDNIREVEQENLKMNRALKKLYNELNREKETELNKAREQAAEIVDMALSESDDILKNLHSKSQLKPHEIIEAKAKLKKLAPEKVDLSKNKVLQKAKKKRAPKVGDDIVVLSYGQRGTLTSQLKDGRWEAQVGLIKMTLEEKEFDLVQAQQEKQVKKKQVNVVKRTSGRGPQARLDLRGKRYEEAMNELDAFIDQALLNNMAQVDIIHGIGTGVIREGVTKYLQRNKHVKSFGYAPQNAGGSGATIVTFKG; encoded by the coding sequence ATGAACAAGAAAATATTAGAAACATTAGAGTTCAATAAGGTCAAGGCCTTGTTTGAACCTCATTTGTTGACCGAGCAGGGCTTGGAGCAATTGAGACAGCTAGCTCCGACTGCCAAAGCAGATAAAATCAAACAGGCTTTTGCTGAGATGAAGGAAATGCAGGCTCTCTTTGTCGAGCAACCGCATTTTACTATTCTCTCAACTAAGGAAATTACAGGAGTTTGCAAACGATTGGAGATGGGAGCGGACCTCAATATCGAGGAGTTCCTCCTCTTGAAGCGCGTGCTTCTTGCTAGCCGAGAACTGCAAAGTTTTTATGCCAATCTGGAAAATGTCAGTTTGGAAGAATTAGCCCTTTGGTTTGAGAAATTACATGATTTTCCGCAATTACAAGGAAATCTCCAAGCCTTTAATGATGCAGGTTTCATTGAAAATTTTGCCAGTGAAGAATTAGCGCGCATCCGCAGAAAAATTCATGACAGCGAGCGTCAGGTACGCGATGTTTTACAGGACCTACTTAAGCAAAAAACGCAGATGTTGACAGAAGGAATCATTGCTAGCAGAAATGGCCGTCAGGTTTTACCTGTCAAAAATACCTACCGCAATAAGATTGCTGGTGTCGTTCATGATATTTCTGCCAGCGGAAACACCGTCTATATCGAACCTCGTGAGGTGGTCAAACTGAGCGAAGAAATTGCCAGTTTACGAGCAGATGAGCGTTATGAAATGCTTCGCATTCTCCAAGAAATCTCGGAGCGTGTTCGCCCTCATGCGGCTGAGATTGCTAATGATGCTTGGATTATCGGCCATTTGGACTTGATTCGTGCCAAGGTCCGCTTTATCCAAGAAAGGCAAGCAGTCGTTCCTCAGCTATCTGAAAATCAAGAAATTCAACTGCTCCATGTCTGCCATCCTTTGGTCAAAAATGCCGTCGCAAATGATGTCCATTTTGGTCAAGATTTAACAGCGATTGTCATTACAGGTCCCAATACAGGTGGGAAGACCATCATGCTTAAAACTCTGGGCTTGACGCAGGTCATGGCCCAATCTGGTTTGCCGATTTTAGCAGACAAGGGAAGTCGTGTTGGTATTTTTGAAGAAATCTTTGCCGATATTGGTGATGAGCAATCTATTGAGCAGAGTTTGTCTACCTTCTCTAGCCATATGACCAATATTGTGGATATTCTTGGCAAGGTTAACCAACATTCGCTTTTACTCTTGGATGAGTTGGGAGCTGGTACAGACCCTCAAGAAGGAGCTGCTCTTGCCATGGCTATTCTGGAAGACCTTCGCCTACGTCAAGTCAAGACCATGGCGACGACCCACTATCCAGAACTCAAGGCCTACGGTATTGAGACAGCCTTTGTGCAGAATGCCAGCATGGAGTTTGATACTGCAACTCTACGCCCGACCTATCGCTTTATGCAGGGCGTGCCTGGTCGAAGCAATGCCTTTGAAATCGCTAAACGTCTAGGCCTGTCTGAGGTTATCGTAGGCGATGCCAGTCAGCAGGTCGATCAGGACAATGATGTCAATCGTATCATTGAACAACTGGAAGAGCAGACGCTGGAAAGTCGCAAACGTTTGGACAATATCCGTGAGGTGGAGCAAGAAAATCTCAAGATGAACCGTGCTCTCAAAAAACTTTATAACGAGCTCAATCGTGAAAAGGAAACGGAGCTCAATAAGGCGCGTGAGCAAGCTGCTGAGATTGTGGACATGGCCCTAAGTGAGAGTGACGATATTTTAAAAAATCTTCACAGTAAATCTCAACTGAAACCGCACGAGATTATCGAAGCCAAGGCCAAACTCAAAAAATTAGCCCCTGAAAAAGTGGACTTGTCCAAAAACAAGGTTCTTCAAAAGGCTAAGAAAAAACGAGCTCCAAAGGTGGGCGATGATATCGTGGTGCTCAGTTATGGCCAGCGTGGTACCTTGACCAGTCAACTCAAGGACGGCCGCTGGGAAGCCCAAGTTGGCTTGATCAAAATGACCTTGGAAGAGAAAGAGTTTGACCTCGTTCAAGCTCAGCAAGAAAAGCAAGTCAAGAAGAAACAGGTCAATGTCGTGAAACGAACTTCTGGTCGTGGCCCACAAGCCAGACTGGACCTTCGAGGCAAACGTTATGAAGAGGCCATGAATGAGCTAGATGCCTTTATCGACCAAGCCTTGCTTAATAATATGGCTCAAGTTGACATCATCCATGGTATTGGAACAGGTGTCATCCGTGAAGGAGTTACCAAATACCTACAAAGAAACAAGCATGTCAAGAGTTTCGGCTATGCCCCACAAAATGCTGGAGGCAGTGGCGCAACTATTGTGACCTTTAAAGGATAG
- a CDS encoding CvpA family protein: protein MISLLLLLVLAWGFYIGYRRGLLLQVYYLIAAMASAFVAGQFYKGLGEQFHLLLPYANPQEGQGTFFFPSDQLFQLDKVFYAGIGYLLVFGIVYSIGRLLGLLLHLIPSKKLGGKFFQVSAGILSMLVTLFVLQMALTILATIPMAVIQNPLEKSIVAKHIIQSIPVTTSWLKQIWVTNLIG from the coding sequence ATGATTTCACTCCTTCTTCTATTGGTCTTGGCTTGGGGATTTTATATCGGCTATCGCAGAGGCCTGCTCTTACAGGTTTATTACCTGATTGCAGCCATGGCATCGGCTTTTGTGGCTGGCCAGTTTTATAAGGGGCTTGGAGAGCAATTTCATTTGCTCCTCCCTTATGCAAATCCGCAGGAAGGTCAGGGGACTTTCTTTTTCCCATCGGATCAACTCTTTCAGTTGGATAAGGTCTTTTACGCAGGGATCGGCTACTTGCTTGTATTTGGGATAGTCTATAGCATCGGTCGTTTGCTTGGTCTCCTCTTACACTTGATTCCTAGTAAAAAACTAGGTGGCAAGTTTTTCCAAGTTTCAGCAGGTATTTTGTCCATGTTGGTGACCTTATTTGTCTTGCAAATGGCCTTGACAATTTTGGCGACCATCCCCATGGCAGTTATACAAAATCCTCTTGAAAAGAGTATCGTCGCAAAACACATCATCCAGAGCATACCAGTGACAACCAGTTGGCTCAAACAAATCTGGGTAACAAATTTAATCGGATAA
- the zapA gene encoding cell division protein ZapA, which translates to MANLNRFKFTFGKKTLTLTSEHDNLFMEEIAKVATEKYQAIKEQMPSADDETIALLLAVNCLSTQLSREIEFDDKEQELEELRHKLVTCKQEQSKIEDSL; encoded by the coding sequence ATGGCAAATCTAAATCGATTCAAATTTACATTCGGGAAAAAAACATTAACCTTGACAAGCGAGCATGATAACCTTTTTATGGAGGAAATTGCCAAGGTTGCGACAGAAAAATACCAAGCAATTAAAGAACAAATGCCTAGCGCAGATGATGAAACAATCGCTCTTTTGTTGGCAGTCAACTGTTTGTCAACTCAGCTCAGCCGTGAGATTGAATTTGATGATAAGGAGCAAGAATTAGAAGAATTGCGTCACAAGCTTGTGACTTGCAAGCAAGAACAGAGTAAGATTGAGGATTCTTTATGA
- the rnhC gene encoding ribonuclease HIII codes for MASITLTPSEKEIQAFLEHYQTSLAPSKNRYIRYFLRLPQATVSIYTSGKVLLQGEGAEKYARFFGYQVVEQTSGQNFPLIGTDEVGNGSYFGGLAVVASFVTPNQHDFLRKLGVGDSKTLTDQKIRQIAPILKEKIQHQALLLSPSKYNEVIGDRYNAVSVKVALHNQAIYLLLQKGIQPEKIVIDAFTSAKNYDKYLAQEANRFSNPISLEEKAEGKYLAVAVSSIIARDLFLENLENLGRELGYQLPSGAGTASDKVASQILQAYGMQGLNFCAKLHFKNTEKAKKRLER; via the coding sequence ATGGCAAGTATAACACTCACACCAAGCGAAAAGGAGATTCAGGCTTTTCTTGAACACTATCAAACCAGTCTGGCTCCCAGCAAGAATCGCTATATTCGCTACTTTTTACGACTACCTCAAGCAACGGTTTCTATCTATACTTCTGGAAAGGTCTTGCTTCAGGGTGAAGGAGCTGAGAAATATGCTCGTTTCTTTGGCTATCAAGTTGTAGAGCAAACCAGCGGACAAAATTTTCCTTTGATTGGGACAGATGAGGTGGGAAATGGTTCCTACTTTGGTGGACTTGCAGTTGTGGCTTCTTTTGTCACACCTAACCAGCATGACTTCTTGCGAAAACTCGGTGTGGGAGATTCTAAAACTCTGACTGACCAAAAGATTCGTCAGATCGCCCCTATCCTCAAGGAAAAAATTCAGCACCAGGCACTGCTTCTCTCACCAAGCAAGTACAACGAAGTCATTGGAGACCGCTACAATGCTGTTTCAGTTAAGGTAGCCCTCCATAACCAGGCTATCTACCTTCTCCTTCAAAAAGGCATTCAGCCTGAGAAAATTGTGATTGATGCCTTTACCAGTGCTAAAAATTATGACAAGTATTTGGCACAAGAGGCCAATCGCTTCAGCAATCCGATTAGCCTGGAAGAAAAGGCTGAGGGCAAATATTTGGCTGTAGCTGTTTCTTCCATCATTGCGCGTGATCTCTTTCTGGAAAATCTTGAAAATCTGGGACGAGAACTGGGTTATCAACTTCCAAGTGGAGCTGGAACGGCTTCTGATAAGGTGGCTAGCCAAATTTTGCAAGCCTATGGTATGCAGGGACTCAATTTCTGCGCCAAACTGCACTTTAAAAATACTGAAAAAGCGAAAAAACGCTTAGAAAGGTAA
- the lepB gene encoding signal peptidase I: MNSFKHFLKEWGLFLLILSLLALSRLFLWRNVSVEGHSMDPTLADGEVLFVVKHLPIDRFDIVVAHEDDGNKDIVKRVIGMPGDTIRYENDKLYINDKETDEPYLADYIKRFKDDKLQSTYSGKGFEGNKGTFFRSIAEKAQAFTVDVNYNTNFSFTVPEGEYLLLGDDRLVSSDSRHVGTFKAKDITGEAKFRFWPITRIGTF; this comes from the coding sequence ATGAATTCATTTAAACATTTCCTAAAAGAGTGGGGATTGTTCCTCCTAATTCTGTCATTACTAGCTTTAAGCCGTCTCTTTCTCTGGAGGAATGTCAGTGTAGAAGGACATTCTATGGATCCTACCCTGGCAGATGGAGAAGTCCTCTTTGTGGTCAAACACCTTCCTATTGACCGATTTGATATCGTGGTGGCGCATGAAGATGATGGAAATAAAGACATCGTCAAGCGCGTGATCGGTATGCCAGGAGATACTATCCGTTACGAAAATGATAAACTTTACATCAATGACAAAGAGACGGACGAACCTTATCTAGCTGACTATATCAAACGCTTCAAGGATGACAAACTCCAAAGCACCTACTCAGGCAAGGGATTTGAAGGAAATAAAGGCACTTTCTTTAGAAGTATTGCTGAAAAAGCTCAAGCCTTCACCGTTGATGTCAACTACAATACCAACTTTAGCTTTACTGTCCCAGAAGGAGAATACCTTCTCCTTGGAGACGACCGCTTAGTTTCGAGCGACAGCCGCCACGTAGGTACCTTCAAAGCAAAAGATATCACAGGAGAAGCTAAATTCCGCTTCTGGCCAATCACCCGTATCGGAACATTTTAA
- the recD2 gene encoding SF1B family DNA helicase RecD2 produces the protein MEVYFSGTIERIIFENPSNFYRILLLEIDDTDAKDFDDFEIIVTGTMADVIEGEDYTFWGQIVQHSKYGEQLQISRYERAKPTSKGLVKYFSSSHFKGIGLKTAQKIVDTYGDNTIDEILQHPEKLEGIAGLSAKNREAFVSTLRLNYGTEMVLAKLANYGIPNKLAFQIQDFYKEETLDVVENYPYQLVEDIKGLGFTIADQLAEELGIESQAPERFRAGLVHSLFQTCMETGDTYVEARDLLEQTLTLLESSRPVELDPCQVAQELSYLIEEDKVQQIDTKIFDNSLFFAEEGIRSHLVRILEKGKQKSQDLETIHKHITTVEEELGIEYDSIQKQAICDAIQNKVFILTGGPGTGKTTVINGIIAVYALLEGLDLRKKSNLPILLAAPTGRAARRMNELTGLPSATIHRHLGMTGDDDTSHLEDYLDADFIIVDEFSMVDTWLANQLFSNISSDSKVLIVGDSDQLPSVSPGQVLSDLLHIPLIPQTRLEKIYRQSEESTIVTLASQIRQGILPADFTQKKADRSYFEIASGHIPATIEKILGAALRSGIPTRDIQVLAPMYRGTAGIDAINQLMQNLLNPPQKDQLSFEAPQCHYRKGDKVIHLVNDAEINVFNGDLGAITDLIPGKYTESKQDEIVIDFDGNEVSYPRNEWYKIRLAYAMSIHKSQGSEFPVVILPITSASRRMLERNLIYTAITRAKSKLILLGELQAFDYATQHIGTARKTYLIERFSDLLENVEEKQQAVSETATSSVSEQSYILTEENWDSIPAMIGITDADLKEIFEK, from the coding sequence ATGGAAGTTTATTTTTCAGGAACCATTGAACGGATTATTTTTGAAAATCCCAGCAATTTTTATCGCATCCTCCTCCTAGAAATCGACGACACGGACGCAAAGGATTTTGATGATTTTGAAATCATTGTCACGGGAACAATGGCTGACGTGATTGAGGGAGAAGACTATACTTTTTGGGGACAAATTGTCCAGCACTCCAAATATGGGGAACAACTGCAAATCAGCCGGTATGAACGCGCAAAACCAACTAGCAAGGGCTTGGTTAAGTACTTTTCAAGTAGCCATTTCAAGGGAATTGGTCTCAAGACAGCTCAGAAAATTGTGGATACCTATGGCGATAATACCATTGACGAAATTCTGCAACATCCAGAAAAGTTAGAAGGCATCGCAGGACTATCTGCCAAAAATCGTGAGGCCTTCGTCTCCACCCTCCGTCTCAACTACGGAACCGAGATGGTTTTGGCCAAACTAGCCAACTACGGCATTCCCAATAAATTAGCCTTTCAGATTCAAGACTTTTACAAGGAGGAAACCCTTGATGTGGTTGAAAATTATCCCTACCAACTGGTCGAAGATATCAAGGGCTTGGGATTTACCATTGCTGACCAATTAGCGGAAGAACTAGGCATCGAAAGTCAGGCTCCTGAACGCTTCCGCGCCGGTCTAGTACATAGTCTTTTTCAGACCTGTATGGAAACAGGGGACACCTATGTTGAAGCACGGGATTTGCTGGAACAAACCCTTACTCTCCTTGAATCTTCTCGCCCCGTGGAACTGGATCCCTGCCAAGTGGCCCAAGAACTCTCCTACTTGATCGAAGAAGACAAGGTTCAGCAGATTGATACCAAGATTTTTGACAACAGCCTCTTTTTTGCAGAAGAAGGGATTCGTAGCCACTTGGTTCGTATCCTCGAAAAAGGAAAACAGAAGAGCCAAGATCTAGAAACCATTCACAAGCATATTACTACTGTTGAGGAAGAACTGGGGATTGAGTATGACAGCATTCAAAAACAGGCTATTTGTGACGCTATCCAAAATAAGGTCTTTATCCTGACAGGTGGCCCTGGTACTGGGAAGACAACGGTTATCAATGGGATCATCGCTGTTTATGCCCTCTTAGAAGGACTGGACCTCAGGAAAAAAAGCAACCTACCGATTCTTCTTGCCGCTCCAACTGGACGAGCCGCTCGCCGCATGAATGAATTGACAGGCTTGCCTAGCGCGACCATACACCGTCATTTAGGAATGACAGGTGACGATGACACCAGTCATCTGGAAGATTATCTGGATGCCGACTTTATTATCGTGGATGAATTTTCCATGGTGGATACTTGGCTGGCCAACCAACTCTTCTCCAACATCTCGTCTGATAGTAAAGTCCTCATCGTGGGAGATAGCGATCAGCTCCCGTCTGTCAGCCCTGGACAAGTTCTATCGGATCTGCTTCATATTCCTTTGATACCTCAGACTCGCTTGGAAAAAATTTACCGGCAAAGCGAAGAATCAACTATCGTCACCTTAGCTAGTCAAATTCGACAGGGTATCTTACCTGCTGATTTCACCCAGAAAAAAGCTGATCGTTCCTACTTTGAAATCGCTAGTGGCCATATTCCTGCTACCATTGAAAAGATTTTAGGCGCAGCCCTCAGAAGTGGAATCCCTACTCGTGATATTCAGGTTCTGGCTCCCATGTACCGAGGGACAGCAGGGATTGATGCTATCAATCAGCTCATGCAAAACCTGCTCAATCCACCACAAAAAGATCAACTCAGTTTTGAAGCTCCCCAGTGTCACTATCGTAAGGGCGACAAGGTCATTCATTTGGTCAACGATGCTGAAATCAATGTCTTTAATGGAGATTTAGGAGCTATCACAGACCTGATTCCTGGTAAATACACCGAGTCGAAACAAGACGAAATTGTCATTGATTTTGATGGCAATGAGGTCTCTTACCCACGTAACGAATGGTACAAGATTCGCCTGGCCTATGCCATGAGTATCCATAAGTCCCAGGGAAGTGAGTTCCCTGTTGTTATCCTACCCATCACCAGTGCTAGCAGGCGTATGCTGGAGCGCAATCTCATCTATACAGCCATTACACGCGCCAAAAGCAAGCTTATCTTACTAGGCGAATTACAGGCCTTCGACTATGCTACCCAGCATATCGGAACTGCCCGAAAAACCTATCTGATTGAACGCTTCAGTGATTTATTGGAGAATGTTGAAGAAAAGCAACAAGCGGTCTCTGAAACAGCCACATCAAGCGTCTCTGAACAATCCTACATCCTAACCGAAGAAAACTGGGACAGCATCCCCGCCATGATTGGGATTACTGACGCAGACCTCAAAGAGATTTTTGAAAAATAG
- the tig gene encoding trigger factor, with protein MSVSFENKETNRGVLTFTISQDQIKPELDRVFNSVKKSLNVPGFRKGHLPRPIFDKKFGEESLYQDVMNALLPNAYEAAVKEAGLEVVAQPKIDVTSMEKGQDWVITAEVVTKPEVKLGDYKNLEVSVDVEKEVTDADVEERIERERNNLAELVIKEAAAENGDTVVIDFVGSIDGVEFDGGKGENFSLGLGSGQFIPGFEDQLVGHSAGETVDVIVTFPEDYQAEDLAGKEAKFVTTIHEVKAKEVPALDDELAKDIDEEVETLAELKEKYRKELAEAKEEAYKDAVEGAAIDKAVENAEIVELPEEMIHEEVHRSVNEFLGNLQRQGINPDMYFQITGTTQEDLHKQYEGEAESRTKTNLVIEAVAKAEGFDASEEEIQKEIEQLAADYNMEVAQVQNLLSADMLKHDITIKKAVELITSTATVK; from the coding sequence ATGTCTGTATCATTTGAAAACAAAGAAACAAACCGTGGTGTCTTGACTTTCACTATCTCTCAAGACCAAATCAAACCAGAATTGGACCGTGTCTTCAACTCAGTGAAGAAATCTCTTAATGTTCCAGGTTTCCGTAAAGGTCACCTTCCACGCCCTATCTTCGACAAAAAATTTGGTGAAGAGTCACTTTACCAAGACGTTATGAACGCTCTTTTGCCAAACGCTTATGAAGCAGCTGTAAAAGAAGCTGGTCTTGAAGTCGTTGCTCAACCAAAAATTGATGTAACTTCAATGGAAAAAGGTCAAGACTGGGTTATCACTGCTGAAGTTGTTACAAAACCTGAAGTAAAATTGGGTGACTACAAAAACCTTGAAGTATCAGTTGATGTAGAAAAAGAAGTAACTGACGCTGACGTTGAAGAGCGTATCGAACGCGAACGCAACAATTTGGCTGAATTGGTGATCAAAGAAGCTGCTGCTGAAAACGGCGACACTGTTGTTATCGACTTTGTTGGTTCTATCGACGGTGTTGAATTTGACGGCGGAAAAGGTGAAAACTTCTCACTTGGACTTGGTTCAGGTCAATTCATCCCTGGTTTCGAAGACCAATTAGTTGGACATTCAGCTGGTGAAACTGTTGACGTTATCGTAACATTCCCAGAAGACTACCAAGCTGAAGATCTTGCAGGTAAAGAAGCTAAATTCGTGACAACTATCCACGAAGTAAAAGCTAAAGAAGTTCCAGCTCTTGACGATGAGCTTGCAAAAGACATCGATGAAGAAGTTGAAACACTTGCTGAATTGAAAGAAAAATACCGCAAAGAGTTAGCTGAAGCTAAAGAAGAAGCTTACAAAGATGCCGTAGAAGGTGCAGCAATTGATAAAGCTGTAGAAAACGCTGAAATCGTAGAACTTCCAGAAGAAATGATCCACGAAGAAGTTCACCGCTCAGTAAACGAATTCCTTGGAAACTTGCAACGTCAAGGTATCAATCCTGACATGTACTTCCAAATCACTGGAACTACTCAAGAAGACCTTCACAAACAATACGAAGGAGAAGCTGAATCACGTACTAAGACTAACCTTGTTATCGAAGCAGTTGCCAAAGCTGAAGGATTTGATGCTTCAGAAGAAGAAATCCAAAAAGAAATCGAGCAATTGGCTGCAGATTACAACATGGAAGTGGCTCAAGTTCAAAACTTGCTTTCAGCTGATATGTTGAAACACGACATCACAATCAAAAAAGCTGTTGAATTGATTACAAGCACAGCAACAGTTAAATAA